The nucleotide sequence TCATGATTTCGTATCGAAACGCAGATTCTAGATAATTTTACTTTTGTCAAGTCTGATTTTTCTTTGTCGATTTTGATGTGCCAAgtttaatatgtattttttcatGCCTCTGTTACCTTGTGTGATTGTGTTTCTTGGGTTTGCAATATGGTTACTCGTTACTTATGTATACTTATTATGGCTCTTTGAaactgcaattaaaatttctgCTATAAAAATTACTTGTATTTGTACTCTTGGTTATTTAAATTGGgctattgttttttgttagGTATGCGTGTAACTTTGATTGGTTTTCCTATTTCTTTATCAGTAATTATCTGCAGCATTTATATCCTCCGATGGTTTGTCCGGGTTTTACATTATTATGGTTCTGTTTCGGTCTGGTCTATCCGGTTAGTCACGTCGTAGCCCCTTTGTCACTCTAGGCTTGAGTCATCCCAAATGTTTCCCCATCTCAACTGTTACGTTCTCATAAATGCacatttgtacatatgtacctTAGAATGCAGTTTCTATGTTTTCAATGTCACGGCCGGTGTGATCTACGGTCTTGTCTTCACTTACTGATGCTTCTTAGAAGACTTCTAAGAGCAAAATTCCACTGAAGCAGCTGGTGTACTACATTGTGCAGCTTTCTTATAACTCATGTTTGCTATTCAGTTTGGTTAGCAActatcaaattaaataaacaatactTAATCAAACTAgtaatgtaaacaaaattcaaagtatattaaataataGGTAATTGGAAAACTATAAGTGTTTGCAGAACATGGTAGGACAATTTGTATTTCCCAGTATGTTCTGCAAAATGATTTTGgagcatttaaaattttgttctTAGTCTCTGTCTTTATGCTAGATTTTGTTGCGCctaaatttatgattttttttgaTTAGGAGTATGCTTTTAATTTTGTGTTAATGCCTAAAATGTACAAAAGTTTTACGTTTaggtttgtttttaatttgcatttatcacAGCGACATTCAGTCtaaattttgcttttattgGAATTATAGCATAATTTGCCATAATTTTCTTTGATATAAACGTTCtcataaacattttcatttgttttttttttaactaaaactaaacataattttgatttaaagcCAAAGGGTTCATGTGTGTTTTCGTCGTATGTTATTATCGATTTtacattttcgattttttaaaGCCGAAAGGATTAATAAAATTTTGTCTAAAAGGCCTAAAGGTTTGCTAGAGCTTAATGATAAACTTTGTGTTTTTATAGCAAATCATGCTGATCAGATCATTCTGATCAAGTCCCTTTTGTCTAATTCCAATAAAAGCCACCATATTGGGTACCATATCAATTTTTGGATGTTGGTTGCCTGTGACGGAGCATGCAATATTTTTGGATTATTCGTCGTGATCCGCTCTCAATTTTGATTTAGATGTGCAATTTTAATGTGCCTAAAAagtgattttaaaattttgactAAATTTACCGTAACCGTAGGcgtaatttaatattttacaatgtcAAACAATTCATTCAAACTTTTAATAAAACTTTTGCTTGTAGagttacatttaatttttgccaaaacattctatgtacaattttgaataaacCATTGTTGCCGAAACTTTTGCAGCGACACTCGTATCACAAAAACCAGACGCCTGCCCAAGCCGAAAATTCGTAGTGTTGTATAATGCCAGAATTGTCTGAGTTGCCCCATTTGGAGAGGGGAATCATAAGAAACAGACTTTGGTAAGGATAAAATCAAAGGATACTTGAAAAcataatgcaaaataaaatctGATAAATCatataattgttttattgaaaaaatttaaataaaatatccaAACATAATTcataaactttaaatttaaaacagtGAAAACAAACCGTATTCGGAGCACTTACTTTGATTGCATTAGAAACTTAATTGactaattattaaatttatgaaataatgAGTAGATACTTGATAAAGTGAAACGACTAACTGAATATAATTTCTTATCTTCCACGGTGTTttctacatatacataaaatatgtatactTTTTAGGAAACATATTCTAAAATATCAATAACAGTTATAAATGCTTTGACGGTACATTGGAAAATTTGTTAAGAAACTAAATTTGTCGATTATATCCACACAGTTGGCAGGGGAAGAACTTAGATGGTGGGGATCGGGTGGTCATCATTACGGTAGATTATACTGAGTATAAGTTGGAGGATTGATACGCGATTATCCATAATCTTTTGACTATTGTTTATGTTTGTGTATGGCACCTGAAGAGTCACATTCGAATTTGCCTGCTTGATAAACAAGATGTTCCAGCTGATTTCTTTTGTCTGCCTTGTGTGTGCAAAAGTGTGGACATATTTGGGTTAAACGTATGCGTGCctaataactaaataaaaacTCAACATAAATTACACATAATTAGTTGGGGAAGACAACAAATGAATCCTAAGTCAATGTACTTAAGGTTTCATAACTTATACTTGATTTATCGTATCATTAAATTGCATTCCAGTATTCATTTATACACTTTAAAAATCACATatcaattgaaatgaaaaagaaatttcTAATAAGAGTTTGGTGGCCCATTGGCTAATCCCCTTGGCTGAGCCAAGCGTAAATCGATCAACCATGCGCATTAAACAAAAACTCCAATACATCAACATATCTGAAGTATATATAACTCAAATTTTGATGCTGcttcaaaaatcaaattactCAGCGCCAACGTCTGCGTTCCCCATCCTATTCTTTGCCATCAACCTTTTGCTCTGCCCCTTCTGCCTTCGCCACAAATAGCTGCCCTATCTATCACGTCACATGTTCATACTCATTGTATCGGAGCTATCCTAGTATTACGCCTAAGTGGTATATCCTCGATTAATTGTATCCAAAATTAAGGGTTACGAAATTTGCCTGTACTAAAGTGTccgtgtgtttttgtgtgtataaatatttgatgtatTTTTAGTCTTAAAAGTTGTTGGGGTGctaaaacaaatagaaatcgTATAACGTTGTGTTTTGGCTCTCGTTTCTCTCCTTCATTCTGCTCATTACTTCTCTTACACATTgaccatttgcattttatgttCATGGTTTATATTAAAGAAGTTTAGAGTCCTTTTCAAAAAGACTAGTACTCGTCCTGTTTGCGTTCTGTTCAGCTCCTCTCGGTTCGTTCGTTTGCCATTACCAAACTGTGTTTTGTGATTTTAAGATTAGTTTTAAAAACTAGGAGAATTTGTTTTGCGTCTAATACTAAAGAACTAATCGAACCTATGAAGTATGGTGAATAGTTTGTGTTTATTAACTTTGAATTCCTGCCTCCGGCTCCTGTCTCTCCTACTGATGACATCATAGAGATCCGAATATCGAGTGTATGTGTGGATGAATGGGAATCGCGTGTGATAGAGTTGGTGGCGGAGGCGCTGCCCCGTTAGCCACGCCCGGATGACCCGGATGACCCGGGTGACCCGGATGGACCGTATGGGAGGCcggtggcggcggcagcgtgATCGAGAGCGTCACAGTCTGTGGCGCCGCAACTGGTGAGGCGTGGGCGGATGAGGGCGTGACCGCGGTGACAGCGGCGGCCGCTGATGCAATGTGATGCGCGGTCGACGTGGGCGGAGGTGGCGGCggatggtgctgctgctgcggcgccgatggctgctgttgttgtgccCCAGTTGCTGCAGTGGTGGGATGTCACTGGGCTACCACAGAGGCAGAAGCATTCTGCTGAACCACCACGCCGGATGCCACAGAGTTGGCCACCGTTACGGTTACGGGTGGAGTGGGTCCTCCGTTTGCGTGGGCCACGCTGGGCTGTtgggcctgctgctgctgtgcctgAAAGGGATGCTGGAAGGGTGGTCCGTAGCACTGCGGAAAATAGAGCTCGTTCTTTACTACGGACTGCTGGACAACAGCGGCTGCCGCAGCGTTGGATGCTATACTGCGCACCGGAAGGATGTTGGCCTTGTTGTCCACTGCCGAgggattgttgttgttgaggAACTGTTGGGCCGCCAGGCTCTTGGCGTCGTTCATCAGGTGATTGGCCACCTGGGCGACAGCGTTGTtattctgctgctgttgctgctgctgctgctgctgctgttgctgttgctgttgttggtgctgctgctgttgctgtcggCGCACCTTAGTGGTGTTGGGGTTCATGTGGTTGTCGATGTGCTTGGTAACCTCATTCTCCGTAGCAAAGCGCCGACGACAGTTGGGCATAGGACAACAGAATGGACGATCGCCCTGCTtggtgaaaataaattgatagATTAGAGCTCAGACTAGGGTAGATAGTTCAGGAACGATTTCTCAATTTCATGATAAGATCAATCAAGAGCACTGTGAAATTTCAGTACGATCTCAGAAGTGGCTagctaataaatttattaaataatttataaaataatctGCGAATAAGATTTGACATATGTACATGTCTATAAGCATTAGGACTTTCTAACAATGGTTACCGAGGCCTACTGCTTTGACATTAGAAATTAAAGTTcacaatttaaattgattttgagAAATAGAGCCTACGCGGGCTGAGGCCAGGCTACAACTACCTGGTGGGTGCGCGTGTGCTGGTCCAGGATGGCCTTCTGACGGAAGTCCTTGCCGCACTGACCACACTTGTACGGCTTCTCGCCGGTGTGGATACGCAAGTGCTGATTGAGGATGGTCCGCTGGCGGAAGAATCGCGGACAGTACATGCAGCCAAAGGGCTTCTCGTTAGTGTGAATGCGCAGGTGCTGCGTAAGATGCGACTGCTGCCGGAAACGTTTTCCGCACTCCGGGCAGGGGTACGGCCGCGACTCGATGTGGATGCAGCCGTGTTGCAACAGCGTCGTCTTCTGCTTAAACTCCTTGTCGCAGATGGGGCACCGCACGTAGAGCGGCATGTTTGCCGGTCTCACGCCGATATGCTGCAGCACCTCGGGCAGTATCTTTTGGCCTGTACGAGGATCTGATTAGAAGGTAGCCGCCTCCAAACACGCCTCACAGAAGTACTCACCCTTGCCGTCCTTGAAGTAAGAGGGGTAGTGCATGCCACCGCTGCCATCCGGCGTTCCCTGGGAGTCCTCGTCGTGGTAGCCGCCGCCCGTGCCGGCGATATCGCCCTTAGTGTCGTTGTCCTCGCCAGGGAAGGGTACATCCGAGGGCCACAGGGTCGGGTGCGGCCCGTTTTTGAAAATAAGGTGTGGCGAGACGTCTGTTTATGGGACGTGTTGATCCGCAGTGTCACATGGAAGTAATCAAGCGAAAGAGGCTACTGTTAGCAGCGCTTAAACTTGGCGCGCAGCCGAGATACAAATTTTCGAAAGAACTGCCTAGCTTTCAACTTAATAACggaattttttttggctgccgATTGGCTGAGGCGATGGAAATGTTGCATCCTCGATCGCCTTACTTAAATTATTAAGCAAGTTGCCTCCGTCTTTCCGTCTTTGCGCTCAGCCAGTCCGCGAGCCAAATAGGTATTTTAATAGGGACAATTTCGATATTCGACCAAAAGTTCGCTCCATGGCAGAGAGAACAGAATTTTGCAGGGAAATCGGTTGCCAAAAGGGATGAGATAAGCCAAGCTTGTGGACCAGCTGGCTAACCGGGGTCTGATCTAGCACTATTCCTATCTGATAAACTATTcgaatctgtatctgcatctgcatcggTATGTAAGTTATCTGTATCTGTCGCTCGCCTTGGTGGGTGCGCACATGCTGATTGAGGATGGCTTTCTGGCGAAAGTGCTTGCCGCACTCGGGGCAGGCGAAGGGCTTCTCACCCGAATGGATGCGTATGTGCTGGTTGAGAATGGCGCGCTGCCGAAAACTGCGCGAGCAGTATGGGCAGGTGAAGGGCTTTTCGTTGGCGTGGATGCGCAAATGCTGTGTAAGGTGCGACTGCTGGCGAAAGCGTTTGCCGCACTCGGAGCACGGGAAGGGTCGTGCGTCCGTGTGGATGCGGTCGTGCTGCAGCAACGTGCTCTTCTGCTTGAAGTCCTTGCCGCAGGTGAGGCACTTGAAGAGCCGCAGGTCGCTGTGTGGCTTGTTCTTGTGCGGGCGTCCTGGTCCGTTGCCCGTCCTTCCGCCGCTCGTCACGCCCACCGATCCCACTCCCACGCTCGCTCCCGTCGCACCGCCTACACCTCCGCTCCCGTTGGCTCCCGCACCGCCTTCGTTGGCATTGGTGTTCGCTGGACCGGCGTTCTGCTGACCGTTTTGCTGAGCCGGCAGCATTTCGGGAAGCGCGTAGGCTTCTCCACCCCCGGCCCCGCCGCCACCGCCAGACTGTTCCATTGGCAAAACGCCCTTGTTAAGATAGTGAAGCGGTGGGAAGCCAGGCGGTGCCAGCATCCCCCCTTGCGGTGCCGCGTGGCGGGGGTCATAATAGTCCGGTGTTCGAAAACTGTTGCCGGGGTCATTTTGCGGTCCGCCGTTCTGCTGGACATGCGGGTTGCCTGATTCGCCCGCGTTGGAGCCCGAATGCTGGGGGTCATTGCTGCTTTGGTTTTGATTGGGAGCGGGGTTCTGCTGGTTGGCGAGCTGTAAGAAGTTGAAAGGACTTAGTCGGTGCGCTCCTCAAAACTGGAACTCGAAGAAAAGCTCACCTGGTGGTTCATGGGGTCCTCGTCGCCTGCCCCGTTTGccctctgctgctgctggaccGAAGGGTACGGACTCGAGGAGGGCGACACCTGCTGCTGGCGGCCATCACCGCTGCCGTTGTCGCGGGCCTCCTGTCCGCCCCCCGGCGGACTTTGCGGCTGtcccgctgccgctgccacaGCTGCCGCCTGGGCCGCTGCTTGCGCCgcgttctgctgctgctgctgttgctgctgctgggcagtTAGGTGCTGCTGGGCCTGTTGCTGGATGTTGGGGTACATCTCGCTGCCCCACTGGGCGGGAGTGGCACCTATGGCACCGGGGTTCCGTTCAGCGTCCTGCGAGTCCTTATAGAGCACGTATGGCTGGCCCGTGTCCTGAGTGATGCAGTACATTATCTGGCGCGGCACCTTTAGCCCGGCTGCTATGCAAGCCGCAAAGGAAGCCGAAAAGTTGATGGCCATTGCTGCTGGTTCCCTGTTCAATTGGTAAGTGTTCAAGGAAGGGCTCCTTCTGCTCTCTCGGGCTTTTATTTGTTATGGCCTTTGACTCTTATGACGTTTTAAGCAATTTCAAAGTGTCCTTTTATTGACTTTTGATGCACATTATAAATGGGCTTCTTGGCTCTCTTAGCTGTGCTGGGCTTATCGCCACTGTGGTCTCTGCTGgttatttgtttcttttcatgttgattaaattttaaattcctttcttcttatttgtttcatttatttatttacgtttATAAACTTCTTCGTGTAGTTGGCTCTTTCGCTCACCGAAAACCGTTACGTttgcttttttcttttaaataaaatgtcacCCTCTCCTTTGTTGGCTTACAATTGGTTTTAAAGATGCTTTAATTGATGCGATTTTCCTTTGGTTCAACTGAAAGATAAGAGGTTATTATTCAAGGATGTATCGAGTTGGTTGGTTCAATAGTTCAACAGTCCCCATTAAAAGCCAATAGAAAACTCAACTAATCGTATCTCGCTATGAGGACGGTCGGCATGCAAAACACATCCATCCAAATCCCAACTTTGCTTCAAACccacaaaaagtgaaaagtcCGACGACATTAGCAAAAATGTctggcaaattaaaaacaatgaaGATCATCAACGGATGATTGGGAGGAGTGGCGCATAAATGGACACCGCATGAGAGCCAGGCGAGTTCCTCCCGCCATTAAAATTCCCCCAGTACCGCCTGGCGACCCACAAAGCGACTGTCCACATGTTTTCTTCTTTGTTGTCGTGCCTTGCCGGTCTGTCTTGACTCACTTGTCTCCTTGGCTCTGCTGCCTTTcgtttttggtttcggttcGGTTTTATCTTTGTGCCGcgttatttttgttgtttaacgacgatgacgacgacgtgCCAACTTTTTAATGCGGGATCAAGGTCTTGTAGAGCGTGCGCCTCGCACAACACAGGCAATTCGGAGACGCGGTTAGGGCACAGACATACACACATACCCCCAAGGCCCGGATGGTGCCTGTTCACTGATCCACATCCACCATGCCCCATTTGGGACATTCCATATGAGTGTTTGTTTGAATGTTCTATAGCCAAATAAACTTATTTCCTTAATATTAGGTCGCTAGAGGAAATCCAGTACCAACTGGGGACTAACATGGGTAAAACCAAAAACGATTTATGCATCGTTAGGGAAAGACTTCAAAACTCAATCAatgatttcaaaaattttcTACTAAGCCAGTCTCCTTTAGTTTTATTGAAATCTGCATGAAACTTTATTTCTATTGCAGGTAGCATAGGTCGAAACTACTACTTAAGCTTAGAAAAAAAGTGGATATGCAAAAACATTTCTTATTTAATGATactattaatataatatttaaatgattataaatatttaaccaaATTGTGTTTTTCTAACATTTTATTCAAGCTAGTCGAATTTCAATTACGTTAAGACCTGGAGGATATGGTGGCCAGGTCATGATATTAACGTTTTCACTTGAAATAAAAGACTTTTCTAATCGAGAACTATGAATGGGAGCATTGTCTTGTTAAAAAATCCAAGGAATTGGTCCAAagagatattttaattttggaaATACGGACTCCAACATTGTTTTGAAGCGATCGTCGTTCATCTTTTGATCGATAAAAATCAAGACAATTGTCCCATAAAATGTGATAGCACCCCACACCATTATTCCCCCTTCTTGTCTATGGTGGCGACTTAAATATAGCTCATCTTTCCGCAAATCGTGATCGGCGAATTCCTTGATCTTAGCAGCAGATTTAGTAGAATTCGAAGCAATTCTAACAATATGGCGTTCTGCTTGCTTTgatagtgtttttttttttcttttaaagttATTCCCATATGCCTCTGAATCCTTCAAATATCTGTCAACAGTTCTGGAGCTGCGATTTATCTGTTTGGCAATGTTTCGATGGGACAATCCTTGCGAGTGTAGGAAGTCTACTTTTTGACGTTCCAATAAGCTCATAACAGCAGCTTTACCCATTTTTTCTccctttttttaatatttcgtCAATACCAAAAGTTTACACTTGTCTACACAATACAAAGAAATTTAAGCTGCGTCTAATTGTCAAATTGCCAAAGAATTTCTAGAATCTTTGAATGTTAGCATGAGAATTTTTTTCGAACATGATTCGAACTTTGATAAGAAAAGCATTTTGGACAATTAGAACAAGCATGGAAAtgaataattgattttgttttaaaaaaaaggatggTGCCTCTAACCTAAGACCAGCAGTGCATTACAAAGCAGCTTTATGGGAACaatcaaacaacaacaaagggaGCTAGATTGTGGGCCTTACGTCTTAACGTCTTCATTCGTcttcatatatacatatatatacatatatatacatatatatacatatatatacatatatatacaagttaagaaccctcttcttgcgctcttcgtcaggactcaccagcgctcggctctcgtgttttcgggccccgtcagcaggcgactcggggcctgtctagtaacatgttcgtgtaagttaagaaccctcttcttgcgctcttcgtcaggactcaccagcgctcggctctcgtgttttcgggccccgtcagcaggcgactcggggcctgtctaggaacatgtttgtgtatgtgtgcattcggaacaagtgccgttggtcgcactcagggtgaggggtcaacgggggaagcggatataaaagcagcggggcgggagaagaggccccagtgtcgaacggacacataacggaaccgctagcagatcgcgaactgaatcttaaaataaagctaatcgtaaactcgaaccctcttaactatcttgactattatttggagaaccacagcatgttggttgtcatatcaaggtgaggtatgcggcagcgagtgccgagaaccctgatgcaagtggaacttgcgttaactggcgcccgaacagggaccggcaatgtccggccgataaaagtgatacgaaaaaattgtggaaatttgtgcgtaaaaatagtggtggtgtgcataagtcagattaagatctgaaatccataaatgaaaaagaagtgctgcgtgagctgtgtataaaatgataaaatagcaattaccCGCTGCCGGGGGGAACTACGCCCATCCCGGGGCGcaacaaatattgcataattcaataaaaggtgtaaaatttctaaaataaaaatgtaaacctaTGTTGCGCCAAgacctaatttaaattaataaaacaacgacCCGCTACCGGAGGACGCCACGTCGCCCATGCCGAGCGCAAAAGTTGTACGATAcctataacataattaaaacacgatcaacccactgcggcggtacggcttgtgggaaaattttttttttctctccttgccaattcgcgagtgcaaaagattgtgtataataaaccaataattaaccattgcagcagtttacctgcggcagtacgagtaatatgagcgcccagagtgataaggtggtgtgtggcagcttgttggatacgttaagtggtgtggaatgcacccaaaaaaaaccgcccaacaagttgtgtggcggccgtaccttagtaggcaaccagccaaaagggatactacggaaccaccgtgcccagtgccgaaataaattagaggtcatcaataaaaaactgtaacagcacgcacgcaaggaaaaaatattgcaaaatggaatagcgcacaaaaattgtataaacacatgcacaacaccacaattcaaaggaaaacaagtatagtacaatttccccaatttcccgaaacgaaatgaataaaaattctcTACAATACACTAATTCACCTTTTTTTACTTATCCCAATAGAATATTCATGCTGTAGGGGTACAACCTAAACGacgaaaactaataaagagcatacaagggtgagtgaaatatttcattaaactttattgccatatttgctaaatctagagaaataaagaaaaagcaaagaagaacagatattcttttttatcggGTTAAAACCGTTGTCTCACATTTCCGTAAAGTAATAACGAATTCTGTTGCCTTGAAAGCTTCCTGCATCTTTCCAACgcaaactaaaaatcaaaatggaagaGACCCTGCGTGCTCTTAGCGAGTCCCTCAATGCCCTGACCAACGTGGTGACAGGCATTAAGGaagatattaagaaaaataatgataggTTGGCTATTTTAGAACAGGAGCGCGGGAACGCTGACCCTACGGTCGACCAACCGCAACCCCTGGTGCGCGCACGCACCGAGTATGAGCTGAGAGAGATATCGGTCCTCCCTGACTGCGTCAAAGAACTGCAGGCGTTCGAAGGACGGCAGGAGGCTTACCTGTCTTGGATAAACAGGGCACAGTCAATACTGACCGAATATGACTTGATTAAAACCAGACCCCTGTATAGGGCAATTGTCTTGCATATTAGACAGAAAATAAGGGGACACGCCGACATGGCCTTGGCGGCCTATGGCGTCCAAGACGACGATTGGGACGACATAAAACGAGTCTTGGCGctgcattacgcagacaaacgagacTTACGTACGCTTGAGCATGAGCTTGGCGCTATGTGCCAAGGTTCTAGACCACTAGATAGGTTCTATATGGACGTTAATGGCCATCTCTCGTTGATCTTAAATAACTTGAAGGCCAGAAACCACCCTCGTGAAGTAGTCAACGCTTTGATAGAAACCTATAGAGACAAGGCTTTGGATGTTTTTATCCGAGGAGTGGGGAGAGATTGTTCCAAATACTTACTTGTCCGCAGCCCGAAGAATCTACCAGAGGCTTACTCTTTTTGTATGGGATTGCAGAATGTAATGTCAAGAAATTTCACAGCTCAGAACTATCAACCGTCAGGTGCCCCAAGATTCGCAGGCCCATATCAACATCAGGCCAGGCCACCGTTCCGAACCCCTTTTTCTCCTGGTTCAGGCAGATTTTCGCAAAACTCCTACAGAACTCAGGGTCCTAgacaggccataaaaatggaatcCAATCGGTCGGGTCAATCTTACCAATCAGGATACAGTGGTCGCCAGGAAGAAGGCTCCGGTATTAAGAGAATGTCCGAAGGAAACAACCCATTCCAAAAGGCACAAAGATTGTACCACATGGAATTGGCACCACCCCCGCTAGCCCCGGCGGCTAGTGGAGATAACCAAGGACGTTCACACGAGGGTTACT is from Drosophila melanogaster chromosome 3L and encodes:
- the jim gene encoding jim, isoform G, yielding MAINFSASFAACIAAGLKVPRQIMYCITQDTGQPYVLYKDSQDAERNPGAIGATPAQWGSEMYPNIQQQAQQHLTAQQQQQQQQQNAAQAAAQAAAVAAAAGQPQSPPGGGQEARDNGSGDGRQQQVSPSSSPYPSVQQQQRANGAGDEDPMNHQLANQQNPAPNQNQSSNDPQHSGSNAGESGNPHVQQNGGPQNDPGNSFRTPDYYDPRHAAPQGGMLAPPGFPPLHYLNKGVLPMEQSGGGGGAGGGEAYALPEMLPAQQNGQQNAGPANTNANEGGAGANGSGGVGGATGASVGVGSVGVTSGGRTGNGPGRPHKNKPHSDLRLFKCLTCGKDFKQKSTLLQHDRIHTDARPFPCSECGKRFRQQSHLTQHLRIHANEKPFTCPYCSRSFRQRAILNQHIRIHSDVSPHLIFKNGPHPTLWPSDVPFPGEDNDTKGDIAGTGGGYHDEDSQGTPDGSGGMHYPSYFKDGKGQKILPEVLQHIGVRPANMPLYVRCPICDKEFKQKTTLLQHGCIHIESRPYPCPECGKRFRQQSHLTQHLRIHTNEKPFGCMYCPRFFRQRTILNQHLRIHTGEKPYKCGQCGKDFRQKAILDQHTRTHQVQGDRPFCCPMPNCRRRFATENEVTKHIDNHMNPNTTKVRRQQQQQHQQQQQQQQQQQQQQQQQNNNAVAQVANHLMNDAKSLAAQQFLNNNNPSAVDNKANILPVRSIASNAAAAAVVQQSVVKNELYFPQCYGPPFQHPFQAQQQQAQQPSVAHANGGPTPPVTVTVANSVASGVVVQQNASASVVAQ